Part of the Tamandua tetradactyla isolate mTamTet1 chromosome X, mTamTet1.pri, whole genome shotgun sequence genome, gctgattctgtttctctagagaaccctagttaatacagGATGGGGGGGGGATGCAGTGCACGTGGGGGTGGTGCATTCAAGGAGTGGCAGCTTGGCTTAGTTCTTAGTCCCCAACTCCCTGTCCATGTATTCTTGAAGGTTCCTGGTTTCCATGTGGAAAGGggcatgttaggctgtttgcactagctgttCTCTgattctctgtgcctcaattcttcagcttttgcaaccagggcctccctatgagGTGTAGAAAACCCTCCCAGGTTGCTTACACTTTGGAATCACTGTCCCAgtctttttttctgtcacttctatagctgttccttggagctgGGGTGAACTCAGCTTATCCTGTtctgtcatcttcccagaagttccaCCCTACCTcacattggtgtggtatatttgttataattggtgtaagctcatttttaaaattgtaaatattaactatagtctaggGTTTAACTTAAGATTCACCATTTGCATAGtacagtttcatggatttaaaatttttttatcttattacCACATATATGgtataacatttccccttttaaccacattcagctATATATTGGAGTGCTGTTAGGTTCACAATGTCATGTTACCATCACAATACATTACGAAAACATTTCCATAGTTCCAAATAagagctctgtgcatgtgtgtgtatatacatatatatagggcatgggcaggcaccaggaatcgaacctgggtctccggcatggcaggcgagaactgtgccactgaaccactgtggcctgccctctgtgtattcttttaaagaaaagaaaaataaaagtaaaaagaatacccaaaacatccagTCTCCTCATCACcccctaattttttaaaaatctttttcttttcttattcatcAGTTCTTATACTGGATAAGGGGAATACCAGTCACAAGGCcttcacaatcacatggacagaacttaaaagctctatagttactcaatcatcttcaagaatctaggctattgAAATactgctcaacagtttcaggtatttccctttagctactccaatacaccaaaaactgaaaagggatatctatatattgcatgagaataacctccagagtgacctctcaactctatttgaaatctctcaaccactgaaactttcttttgtttcatttctcttccctctgttagtcaagaaggctttctcactcccacattgCCACAtatgaggaacaaaagagattctctgggggtgactcttaggcataatcataaatgAGCTTAGTGTCTCCTctgcaagaataaatttcataagggcaagccccaagattgagggcctgtcccatcaaattggtagtctccaatgcttgtgagaatatctggtggggaagtttaagatttccacctttttcccggtccctcaaggggactttgtaaattattttttatcttctgtgCATGTTACTCTGGgttgtatcggggcatcacaccatCACaccaaatcaacaagatctcactccctagttaaggttccatgtaattatggtgtttgaataggctgactatacaaattaaattatacaatgtgctactgaaaatataaattttgcactatataaacatctcttcctttggtctcccatagaagatgaagttttaaaatactgtcagtatcatcctttaccctttaatcTGATTTACTATAGtcttacccagatcagcttcattcatttctctaattgaagtctgatcgcTTATTCAGTgtgacagttgctgtatggggtaatgccgAGTTTCGCTGTAGAAGTCtagctctaagtctcaggtgtcacacaaacacctgaagtttcagggaattatcaggttatacacaaagagctcagcatctcagaatttagtaatCACAGTTACAGCTCTTGAATAAATGTTACTGCTGTAtaagagtgtgctggtttgaaaggaagtatgccccctaagaaaagccatggtttaatataaatcccatttcttaaaggtagaataatccctattcaatattgtatatttgaaactgtaatgagatcatctccctaggtgatgtgatctagtcaagaatggttgtttaactggattaggggatgacatgtctccacccatttgagtgggtcttgattggtttattggagtcctataaaagaggaaacattttggagattcagagagattcagagagagcagaacgatgaagccatgagatgcagagagtccagcaacctttggagatgaagaaggaaaacgcctcccggggagcttcacggaaataggaagccaggagagaaagctagcagatgacgccgtattcgccatgtgcccttccagccgagagagaagccctgactgtgttcgccatttgccatctcacttaagagagagacactgaacttcatcggcttccttgaaccaaggtatctttccctagatgcctttgattggacatttctatagacttgtttgaactgggacattttctcggccttagaactgtaaactagcaactcattaaattctcccttttaaaagccattccatttctggtatattgcatcccagcagctagcaaactagaataaagagcttacaatttaagaacctttacaataggccttctactgttaacctatgctctcgaattcaattctcagagtttgtacattatggttagtccatattagtgaggcgtTATAGtataccttttcatttctggcttgtttcactcaacatactgtcctcaaggttcatttacttcgttgcatgcctcacaacttcattccttcttgcagctgctcaaaagtccactgtatgtatacaccatagttccattcctcagtcaatgtacacttacgccacctccatccattgcaaatcacaaacactgccacgaTAAACACCAGTGCACAAATGCCCATTCCTGTTCCCctctcagttcttctgagtgTACACCTAACAACAGGGTTGCTTgattatatggcaaccctacaTCTAGCCTCCTTTGGAGCTACCACACTGTCCTCTAGAGGGGCTGCACTTTTTAGCTTCtgtaccaatagtgaataggtacatttctttctccacgttttctctagcacttgtatctctctgttcatgtCAAacgccttttcttcatcaattgagatgatcatgtgtttttcctttttgattttttaatgcgGTATTACGttacttgattttcttgtatcgaaccacccttgcatatgtGGGATAAAAcccccttggtcatggtgtataattattttcatgtgctgttggattcactTTGCAGGTATTTtgctaaggatttttgcatctatgttcattagaaaaaattgacctgtaattttcttttctgtaatatctttatttggctttggtattagggtgatgctggcttcatagaatgagttagtagtgtttcctctttaattttttggaagagtttgagcaggattcatgattggtagaattcacctgtgaagccacctggtcctgggctttttggttgttgttggcaggtttttgatgactgagataatctctttacttgtaatgtctgttgaggtcttctatttcttctacagtAAGTGTAGGTTGTTCAGGTGttttaggaaattgtccatttcagctaagttgtctaatttgttggcataccgTTGTTcgtagtatcttcttatgatcctttATATTTCCGTGGCATCAGTGTggccccccccccactttttttctgattttatttatttgcatcttctcttttcttttgtttatcaatctagctaagggattgccaattttattgatcctctcaaagaaccaacttttggttttgttaattctctctattgttttttactctcaatttcatttgtttctgcttgctttgggattagtttgctatttgGGATTAGTTTTTTAGTTCCTCCTGGTATGCAGCGAGGTCTTcgattttagctttttcttcttttttaatgtaggctttTAGGGCTTTAAATGTccttttcagcactgcctttgttgggtctataaattttgatatgttgtgttctcatttttatttgtctcttgTACTTTCTGctttgacccactgactgtttaagagtgtgtactctaacctccatatatttgtgaattttccagttctctgcctattattgatttctagctttattccattatgatcagactAAATTCTCTGtgtaatttcaatcattttaaatttattgagatttgttttgtgtcccaatgtgtggtctatcctggagaatgatccatgagcacttgagaaaaatgtatatcctgctgtttagGGGTGCGATGTTCTGTATATgattgttaggtctagttcacttatcatattattcaagttctccatttccttgttagTTCTCTGCCTAGATGTATCTATTGATGACagtggtgtattaaaatctccaactatttTTATAGAGAGATTTTTCCCTtgagttttgccagtgtttgcctcatgtactttggggcaccctAGTTAGGTGCaaaaatatttaggattgttttattttcttgttggattgcccatagtgtccttctttgcctcttataatagttttgtatttataatctattttgtctgatatagtATAGCTTTACCCCAGTTCCTTTTTGGATTcttgtttgcatggaataccttttccaacctttcactttcaacccatttgTATCCTTGGGCCTAATATGAGtcccttgtagacagcatatagctggattacatttcttaatctgttctgtcattctgtgtcttttgactggggagtttaatccattaacattcaatgttattactgtgtAGGCCGTACtgatttcaaccattttatcctttggttgaAGGATAAAATCCATctcacttttttttgtcttttttacacTTTTAGTTACACTTACTGATAATCTACATTTCTACACTCGCCTCCAAatatttctctcctgtcttttccttaaaTCGATGCGTTTTGCAACCAGTATTCTCCCTTAAAATCTTTGTTGGTTAGTAACATAATCTATGTCTTAGCATCATAATACACCAGCCTTGTCTGTTAGCATTATTACAACTTTTAAATTCAGTATTAGAATTTTATTAAGATTTGTGGGGACACATAAAAGTTTCACTTCTTAAAATATACAAGAACAAGACAGCACATTTCTCTTTAAGATTATTTCCTAATTCAAATACTTTTGAACCTCCTTCTGCTTGGTCATTGTGTGCTGATTACTGTTAGACCCTTTCCCCACTTGTTATGTGTGACTTGGAAGAGTAATTAATTAGTTCTCTCTGTTATTGATACAGTTAGTACCTTTTATGGCTATGTaaaaaatgccaaactgtttgcCAAAGTGATTGAAGCATTCTTCATTTCCTTCGGCAATGTATGGGAATTTGTATCATTCCACATCCTCTTCTTTGTGTGCTttttaagaatgagaaaaacCTTTCCCAGAAGCTTCTCAGCAGATTTTCCATGTTTACATGACCCTTTCTAAGCCAATCATTGGCAAGATAAAGGGTGCTACCTGGATTTGCTGAAGGTGGTCAAGATTTAATCCTGAGTTACACAGAAAAGGCAAGAATACCTGAACAAAACCAGTTATGTTAgccaggaaggaaagggaaatggTTAACAAATAAGCAATCAACCTGATCTGGTTCCTTCCTGCCAATGGGCAAAGTAACATTTTCATTAGTACAGACAGCAATATTAGAAAGGGCCACCTAGAATCCATGTGATTGGAGAAAGGAATTTCTCTTAATAGGCAGGAAAGATAGGCCTGAGTGTGTTTCTCCCGTGAAAACATGATCTAAGGAGAGGAAAATgcaacaaactagaaaacagcCTCAGGATAGTCCCACAAGGGCCAGCCACTGGTACCTTCAGTACAACCTTAAGGTCACCTTCTGTGCCATCAGTTTGGGAACATCTCCCAAAACCTCACGAAGTACTCCTTCGTGATTTGCTAAGCACCCATCAACGTCGATGTCTTGTGGACAAATTTCAAGACCCAAAGTTGACAGCCTGCTGTGTGCAATATGGCATTCTTATCTTTAGATTTACTGTGCTCACAAATGTATCCTATTGTTCTACATATGGTTACCAAGTCCATGCTCTACTCTACATCAATCtgtgcatccatccatccatcttacTCACTTACTTTACAGCCCTGGGTGCTGCCCTTTCACAGTTGTGGCTTTTAAAGATCAGGCAGGAATTGAATGTCAAAGGAGCTAAATGACCAACATGGCACCCCTGAGCTTCTGTCCCAGACAGATCTGACTAAGGAAAAAGGGGCAGGACCATTGTtaagccccacaaaggataggttctAGGTAAATAGTTGTTCCTCTAATACTTACTGGGGACTCACCTTACCCAAGGGAGTAGAAGGTTTGGGATATCTATAAGGGGACAATGCCGTATGGAGGCAGCTTGCAGTCCCAAATAAGGAATGACTCTGAATTACCCTTTCTGTTATTGTTACTTTCCTGAGCTCAGAGAGCTGAATTAGAGGTAATGGTGGGGAAAAAAGTGAGGAGGTAAAATTGAGTGGTGGTATATaacactaaaagcacaagcagcagaagaaaaagtAGTTAAActgaatttcataaaaattacaaTTTTCTGTGGTATAAACATTACGATCAGCTAAGTGAAAAGACtatcacagaatgggagaaaatctttgccaatcatatatctgaaaacattaagtattcagaatatataaagacctcttacaactcaacaataaagagataaataacccaatttaaaaacggaCGAGGATTGAGtagacattcctccaaagaagatatataaatggccaataagtacacacaaaaaagctcagcatcatttgtcattagggcaatggaaatcaaaaccacaatgaaatgacaCTTTGCACTCGGTAGGATAGctataataaaagtaaaacaaggaCAATACCAAGTATCTGTAAGGATATAGAGGAACTGGAAGCTTCtgacattgctggtaggaatgtaaactGGTACAGTCAttgaggaaaacagtttggcaattcctcaaaaattaAATGTACAGTTACCATATGATGTGGCAATTCTGCTCCTAGGTATAGATACAAGAGAACAGAAAATATTATAATAAcccaaaagtgaaaacaacccaagtgcccaccagttaatgaatggattaaacaatgtggtatatccatacagtggaatgttATTTGGCTATAAACAGTAaagaagtactgatatatgctaaaCATAAATGAACTCTGAAAAcatactaaatgaaagaagccagacacagaaggccacatattacatgatttcatttagatggaatgtctagaataggcaaatccatagggaCAGAAAGTGGATGAGTGGTTGctaggggctgggggaagggggaatggggagtgactgctaatgggtatgggatttcttattgaggtgatgaaaattgtctaaaactagACAGTTATGgtggttgtacaactctgtgacTACCTTAAACACTATGGACTTACACACTTTAAAAAGGTAAGTTTTAAAACTGAGGTGtagaattgaatttttaaatacattaatcGCTAAGGAGTCATTTGTtgttatttagaaatttaaattggttgcattcttttgattttttaatctaTGCAGCTCTATATAGGTTGTTTCATGTGACTCTGAAACACacttctgtcttaaaaaaaattgcGATACACTGACCCACCTTGAAAATAGTTCCCATTTTTGCTTGTCATTactcagaaaaaaggaaagggtAAATTTATATCTCAACAGAAAATGCATTAAGactcaatacaaaataaaacaaagaaaccagagtGGTGGCTACTCAAGCTGCCTGGCTGTTGTTTGAAGACCTTTAAGACCTGGAGTGTCAGGCTCAGACAGGAAAGCTAGTTAGGAGCATACTTTATGAACGGGCCTAAGGAGCCCAAGAATACCCTCTTCTGCAGGAAAGACTTAGTAAAGCTCCTTAGGGAGAACTCTTGTGGCAAGAAAGAAGTTCCTAATGCCTAACCACCTCCTGCCTCCAGTCCTCCCTCATCTCTCTTTTTCCCCTCAGGCCTCTCTTTGGATAGCAGGCGAGCAGTCTCTTCTCCAAGGCAGGCCCTCTGACTCTGAGAGGGATGGGCTTGTAGCCCCTTCAGTCATAGGAAAAGCAGCTGTTGGGTCTCCGAGAAGCCATACTGGGTCTTATGTTGTTCAGACAGTTTGTGCAGGGCATCCATATAAAGTGCATGGTATTTGTCCACTATCTCCTGACTTGGCTTTTCAATTTTGGGTAGTGGCAGAGGCTCTCTGACTGTGAAGAGAGAtgggaaaagagaaggggaaagtgtTAGAATCGCCTCTTCCTTTaacttccttctccttccttggGCCTGACCTTTTCACTGCTTGATCCCCTCACATCCCAAGCCAACTCcccatttccttctccctctgcTGCCCTTTCCTTTGGTGGAGGCATAGGTGGAAATGTTGAGGCTAAGGTTGAGAAAGGGCTGAGGTGAACTTGGGGCTAAGATTAGTACTCACCCACAGTTATGATAGGCTGGGGGTATGGCTGGAGCCCAGTGGAGCCCTGGGAGAAGCCTCGTCCATAGAAGATATGAGAATAAAAACCAAAGATTTGGCAGAAGCAGCTTTGGAACTTGTACATCCTGCTCTCCGTAGGGAACTGCACCTGCTCATACACCCCGGTCTCTCCAAAAGTGAAGGTCGGAGGCAGATGAGCCCTGGAAGGAAACCCTGATTTGTTTCTCAAACAGGCTAGGGTGGGAGTCACCCTGGAAGAACATTCAATCCTGGCCAGTCCCCCATCTACTATGATAAAATTCCCTGTGGCTTAAAGCATTTCTCCTGGCATCAAATGGCGCTCCTATGTTTATACTCTTGCTCTGATATTTTCAATGTCAGTGACACTGACATCTCTGGGGCAAGATACGGGGGTGCAGGGTGGGAAGAGGCAGTGATCCCAACACCTATACTCGGAAAAGAAAAACTTCCGGCAGGTGTCAGGAAGGGAAATAGCTGACTCTGTTTCTATTAGTAGAAGGCAGAGGAGATGAAGATCATTTTGCCCAGCTACTTATATGATATGTCCTCACCCAGAAAGGCTATGCACAAAATATTCTCTCCTTGTGATGAGagtagagaagagaaaagtagTTTTCCCCTCACAGGCCATGGGAATCCACCTGACAGTGCTCTTGGTAGAGAATCAAGTTCCTTAAGTCTGCCTgggggagagaggaaaaaaaagaaaacagattctcTTTTACAAATCTTTGTGAATTGATACTAATCTCTCAGCACTTTAACATATGTTACCTTATTGGGTCCTCATAGCAAAGACAGTGGAAGACACAGTGGAGgattatttctttatcttatgGTTACAGAAGCAGAGGTTCAGAAGGGGTGGCCGCTCAAGTGGACTAGAACTAGactagaacccaggtcttctTTCTCTCAGCTCAGAGCTCTCTGTTGCATTATGCTCCTAACTAATGAACAGACCACTCAGGCAAGCTCCTTAGAAGaaatccttccttcttctctgagTTTGCAATAAGACAATTGTCCCTGTGTCCAGTGAGCTGGCCTGTTGACCTGAAGGGGCACCCCATAGTTCCAGCCTCAGGCTACTGGTCCTTACCTCTAAGTCAGAGTAGCTAACGTTTATTGATCTCTTACTGTGTACCAAGCACATAGCAATAGTTTTATGTGGATGGATTCATTTAAACCCCCAGAAAGCCCTATGAAGTAGGTACAATTATTAGTAGCCACACAGAATGGTTAAGTAACCTGCCCCAGAGTGCACAGCAAGTAACAGAGCTGGGATTGTAAATTAGATCCCACCCCTGTAATCACTATACTGTACGACCTCTTGCATTTACCCTTAGCAGACAGATGTAGAGTATCAGTATCAGTAGAGATAATGTGGGCATTGTCTATATGCAAAGGTAGCCCAAGCCTGATGTCCCTGGTGTTGAACTTGGGTGCATGGTTTGGTTTCCTGGGAACTGACCTAGCTAGTTCAGAAGGAGTGGATGATCTAAACCTGTTTGAAATTCTACACCCATCTCCTCTATCCAGTTGTAGTAAGTTCCTTGAGGGCAAGACTCAGGTCTGACTCATCTTTGCATCATCTATGAGGTCATGCTGCTCAGAACAGACCACCCACTCCTCCTCTGGGAAAGACACCTACCCATGCTGGAGGGCTGTGCATACAAAACCCTTGCATTTCTGGAGGATGAGGGTGGTGGCATTGGGCACATTTTGCAGGGCCTCTCCCACCCCTCCCACTACAATGCCCATGAGGTTGCCAGGgccatggctcagcaggtagtCAATAGCTGATTGACTCACAGAGCACACACCTACAGAGAATCAAGCAGAGAGAGGAGCAAAATGAGCAGGAGAGGGGAGAATGGCTGAGAGGGAACACTCTTATCTGCTCTTCCCCAGCTGTTTGTGTGTCCTCTGTTCCCGCAGGCCCTAGGAGGAGAAGCTGAAGAAGATAGGACTAAAGAGTATGGAGAAAGGAGATTGTGGGCAAACATCACCAGCTTCACTTGGAGGCAATATCTCCACTTTGCAGGAGGCACTGGGTCaaaacaaaaggaggaagaatgaTTTCCAGTGGGATAACCCACTGGAAAGAATGATTTTCTGACCCCCAACTATAATTCtgccatttctttgtcttctaTTGCCATTAATAGCAATAGCTATACTTTATTGAGCTTATACTCTGTGGCAGGCACTAAGTTGAATGCTTTACTTGCATTGGCTCATTTAGTCATCACACCACTTGGAGGTGAGACTATTGTCATCAGCACCATTTTACGGATTAAGAAATTGAATCAGATAGAAATTAGGTAGCTTGCCCAAGAGACCacaataagtggcagagccaggattcaaacccaggaagTTTGGCTTTTGAACTTATGCTTTTAACTGCTACGCTATGATGGTGGGGAGAGGGTGAGGGGTTGGGGCTTGGGGCTTAAAAAGATGTATCTCCAAACAGAGAAATGGACAGGGGTACCTTTGACCATGAGGTAGTCTCTAACAAGGGGGATCTTGAAGAACCAGGAAAGCGTGGCCAGGTGAGGAGTGATGCCTGGGAATGTCTTTGAAAAGCCTGTGGCCTCAGTGCAGAAGGTGCCAAAGGTCAAGAGGCCATGGGGGTGAACCCCCATGAGGTAGTTGTGCTCAGGTAGGAGGTCTTTAGTCGCCAGGATCTGCAAGCATGGAGAGAAATGTCAGGTGTGGTGGAATGAGATCACATGGGGAAGCAAGGGTgaagatatttcagggattacaGTGCTCTCTAAAGTGGAGCTTTCCGACAGATGTGTCACAAAGAGGTTTCAGGAGGCCAAGATCTCAGCTTTCTCATCCCTTGGGTAACCAAGCAGAATCTGGGGCAGAAGTCTCGGCCATTTATGTCAGGGTACTTTATGCATGTTATCATTTTCTAAGAGTGTCCTTATTTGAAAAAGGTTGGGAAGCTCTGTTCTATTTGTGCTCTAgccaaaaataagtaaaaattgggGTAGTGTTTGATGTTTACTCCAATGAGTAGTACCTGGAGGATTCGCATAGCAGACTGTTTCTAGAACCTTTTCCTGATGTTTTCTCCCCACAAACCCCTTCAGTGCCTGCCTAAGTAACTTCTACTCAACTTTGAAAATGCTGCTTAGATGTCACCACATCTGTGAAGACTTTCCTTATCCCCTAGAAAGAATTAATTAACCTTTCATCTGACCTACATCTACACCTTATAGCAAACCATAACTCTACATGTGTCGGTCCTCCCCATTAGAGGTGAGCTCCCTGCTGGCAGAGGATCACATCCTATTCATATTTCTGTACTCCAAACACGGGGTATGGAGTAAACTTTCAATCAAAATGTTTGCTAAACTGAACTGAACTGCATTTGCTTTCTGCCTGCGTCCATCTGGACACATAACAAAGCGTCCAAAGTATCTTAGCAGAGTATAGAGAGCCCAGCAAGAATGTTGGCTTTAGCCTGAAATGAGAATACTCGGGGTTCCTCATCTTCTTTAGGGACAACCCTAATCATCTGGCGTGAATGTCTAGTATCTGAGGAACTGTGAGGGACACTGGGGAAGAGACACTTACTGTAATGGGAAAATAGTCCCTGATATAGGTCCAGATATACCAATTCCTCACCCAGGCTGAACGCCTGCCAACTAAGACAGAAATGCCAGTAGGGAATGATGTCAGTGTGTGCCACCTCCACCTTCCTCTCACCTAGGGTTTCTCCAGCAGCCTTGAGGGACCATGGCTTTGTTAGAtaggtgggaatggaaaagtttCCAGGACAGTCCTGGCTGGCCCAGCTCCCATGGCTTTGACAACTTTGGTGAGAGGCCTCTGGCATGGTAAGTGGGATCCCATGGTGAAAGTAGAACATTCTTAGGCCCTGTTCTTTCTAGGTCATGAATCTTACCTTGGTCTGGGGTCTTCTAGTCCAGGAAGAGCCAGGCAAAGGAAAGGGCTGGTAGCGGCAACAAAGGTGTAAACAGCAGGTAAATGAGCAGTGGCTGCAAGATCCAAACTGATGAGGAAGCATGTCAGAAAAAATTTGTGCTGCCAGGAGAACTTGACCAtgcttaatcctattattggccTTCTAAGCTACTCCAACTTCTGGTCCTGTCCCTTTGCACAAACCAGCTCCTGCCCATCCATCATTCATTTCCActtgttcttcaaaaattttcTCCATCTTCTACAAACACCATTCCCATTTCGCTGGTGACCTGGCATCCCTGTCCACCACTTGCCTCTCTGACTCCCTATCCACCCACGATCTCTCTACTCTGGCTCCCCACTTGCCACCATCCCTTTTCCCTTGCCCCTATTTCTCCACCATCTTTTCCAAATTGTCTCCCATCGTCCTGTTCCTGTCCCTATCCATCATCCCTGAATCTTTGCTAAGCCACTAGCCTACCCTCCCTTGCCCACATACCATCCACATCTCCCTACATTCTATCCATCCAACACTACATCTCTCTCTGTTTCCCACCCAGCACTCTTGTCCTCTTTTCAATTCACCATTCCTTTTATTACCTTCATCTCTCCCATGCTAATACCCTCCCTCTTAGAATAGAAAATTCCATGATTTAAACACAAGCTAAAGTCCTACTTAAGTCTGTAATGCTAACATTACATATCATGTTCATTCCCTGAACCTCAGTTCCCTCTCTAAACAATTAGGGTTAGGAAGTGGCTGTAACTAGCTAAATCTACTCAAATCCATCCCAACCCTGTTCTATTTTCACTGTCCACTGGGGCTGTATCCCTTCCTTCTCCAGGACATTCATGGAGCTCAAGACTCTTTGGCTTTACTCTTTAATATCTTCTCAGATGCCCAAAGACCAGATATTAGATTTCCCATGACCATCCCAGATCTAGCAATGACCTCTGAGTCTGGCTTGTTGTTCATTCTTAGGTTGGTACTCACATATGGCTAGGTAGCTCAAAGGCCACTGTAGAAGCATCAGACTCTGGAAGTGCTTAGGCTGCTTAGAGCAAGACATGATGTCCCTGGAGCCTGAGGGAGGTGGCATTTCCAGAACAGTGTTCTAACCAAAGGTACCATCTGCTTCTGAGAGCTTGTTCAGCAGT contains:
- the AWAT1 gene encoding LOW QUALITY PROTEIN: acyl-CoA wax alcohol acyltransferase 1 (The sequence of the model RefSeq protein was modified relative to this genomic sequence to represent the inferred CDS: substituted 1 base at 1 genomic stop codon), whose product is MSCSKQPKHFQSLMLLQWPLSYLAIFWILQPLLIYLLFTPLLPLPALSFAWLFLDXKTPDQVGRRSAWVRNWYIWTYIRDYFPITILATKDLLPEHNYLMGVHPHGLLTFGTFCTEATGFSKTFPGITPHLATLSWFFKIPLVRDYLMVKGVCSVSQSAIDYLLSHGPGNLMGIVVGGVGEALQNVPNATTLILQKCKGFVCTALQHGAHLPPTFTFGETGVYEQVQFPTESRMYKFQSCFCQIFGFYSHIFYGRGFSQGSTGLQPYPQPIITVVREPLPLPKIEKPSQEIVDKYHALYMDALHKLSEQHKTQYGFSETQQLLFL